The DNA region AAAACCATGTTGAACATGAAAACAAGGGACAAAACAAACATTGTAATTCTGGATGAAAGTCacccttcaccaccttctccttctctatTAGTAGTATGCAATACAGTAGTACCCTCTACAGGCCATCCAGATCCAGCTGTCCAACTCGCatctcatcacctcctctgTGATGTGTCCAGTCCAGTCCTGTCGGAACCCTCACACCCTCCCAATCTAAAAagtcaaaaagaaaaaagctcGTGGTAtcacccctttcccttcccaagCCCAACGACCATCTACCCATCCGATCACCTTTAACCAAATAACGCccggaagaaaaaaacacaaaagaaaCCCAGTCGCTATGCATTCCCCCCTTCCTACCCATACccagaaacaagaaaaataaaaaaaatcaagccaaccccaaccacttcagcgccttcttcccatcccccccaccaccactccccctccgcctcccatACATAggcatcaacctcctctcctcctcatccaactcGCCGtaatcctcctcatcatacGACGACGTAACCGGCAGGTGACTCAGCGTAGCCACCTGTCTCAACCGGTTGTTATTCCCACCATTATGGCTCAAACTCTGGGAAGACGCCGTCCCCGTAGAAAACCCATACGGCCTACCTGTTGAGCCCTGCCCCCCAAGATGAACCGCCTGCCCCCTCGGCCTtccccacccaccaccccgctcCATCTGCTTCTGCGCCGTCAACGGATGCGGGCTCTGCATCGTCACAGGCGTCACATTTCTCGAGATCGGCGTCATGTTCCTCGGCGTGGGAGTCACAATTCTCGACCCGGGCGCCATATCCCTCGGCGACATCGCCCCCCGCGACAGCGCCGCCGAATCCCTAAAAACCGGCGGCCGCAACCCACTAGGACAAAACGATTCCGCCGGCGACGCAGGCGGCGTGTCCAACCCCGAGCTGGCAATAGAATGATGCCTCACTTTTTCCCCCTGCTGCTGATACTCCTCCGTCGTCTGCGTCCTTGCCGCCTTGATGATCAACGCCGGATAAACCTGCTTCCTTGTCCCCGTCCCTTCCCTCGGTCTCGCAACCTCGCTGATCGGCGTTTTGGGTGGCGTGTAAAAATCCGACACCGACACCAGCTGCTTCTGCACCGACGCAAGAAACGTGGCCGTGTCTGCCTCGCTGGCTACAGAAGGGAGGATGTAATCCGCCTGGGTGAATGACGGGGAGCCGAGCAGTGCTTCGAGTATGCTCCCAAAGTCCTCTTGTGACATGGGCGCAGTGGAGGATTTGTAGACTTCAATGCTGGGCGGTGGGGAGAAGGGTCGGTTGAGCGCCGAGGCGTCCCCGTTGATGACGCCGGCTATTCTCATGATTTCGTTCCCCATGAGTTTTTGGACTGCGAGGATGGTTTCGAGGTGTTCGGAGGGGTATTCGATGAGGAGGAACCGGACTTGAGGGCGGGAGCAGAGATAGCGTTCGATGTAGGGGATTATCAAGGCCGCGAGGACTGCTCGGTCTGAAAAGGGGTTTGCTTGGGTTTGCTTGGAGAGTGGTTGGGCGGTGTAGGCTTGCATTGCGGCGCCGATGAGGTCTCTGTGTAGGGTTAGCAACTGATAGATGACGGGTTAGAAGTTGGGGGAGCCGTACCTCAGGCTCACGCGCCCAGTCCTAGAAACACCATCTTTGCAACCGAGCTTCTCAAGTAGTTGAACTACCTCATCAAGTCGAGCCTTGCTCAccccaacctcgccacccACTCCCAACATCATGTCAACCTTGCCCTTCCTCATATACCGGCTCACCACAGAAAGCTCGTCCCAAATGCTATCCGTCACCGACCCATCCCCCGACGAcctcggccgccgccgccccgtCCGCGTCTGCGCGCACTGTGAAGTAAGAATCGACCTCAGCGAATTCTGCGTCACAACCGacgtctcctccccaaccggCAAACTCCAAAACCGCTGACCCCCCTCAAGCGCACTCACCGGCCTCGCCTCCGAAGGCGTCGGCGAATGCCCCGGCGTCGGCAACCCGTGAACCAACCCACCATTAACCCAACTCTgcttcctcccatcacccgccgcctccgcaaAAGCCCCCGGGCTCAAACTCTccagcatcctcctcgtATTATCATACCCCTTCTCCAAAACCCCCGAGTcaagggcggcggtggtccGAACCGGCATCCTATCCGTATAGTCGCCTCTCTGAAAGCCCTGAAATACCAAATCCAGCGATTCGTCCGATTGGGGTGTAGAAAGATGGATTaccaaatcctccctcaGCGGCAGCACCGGTTCAAATGTTTTGTCGGTCTCGGTcgccgcggcggcggtgctCTCGTGATCGGACGGTGGTGGCTCGGTGGTGAGATTGGCGTTGTGACCTCGGCCCCACTGCTCAAACAAGCCCAAGCGGTGGTAACCTCCCATGTTGTCATCATCGCGGTCCACCCCCAAATGCCTCCCAAGGCTCGTCAAGTTATTTTCAAACGTCAGCTTGTCATCTGCCGACCGTGGCCTCTCATTTTCAACACGACACCCTCGAGAGGAAAACGACGGGTCGGATTGGTCCCCCTCAGCaagggggggcggcggcTCCTCCCTGATTCCAGTCCACCTAATAAGAGGCGACGGAATCTCAATCCTCAGAGGCGTTCGTCGGGTGCTTGATGGCAATGTCTTATCGCAAGATGAGCAAGGCGACGTAATAAGCGCGTTCTTGCTATCGCGCCCGTCACTCGAAGCcgctgacgacgacgacccctTAGATCCCCCCAGCACTACACTCCCCCCGACAGAGTCCACCACCGACAAGCTCatgctcctcctcacaaccttcctcttcctgatCTCCACAATCCTGACCGTCATATCAACCTCATTGATACCACCCGCCGGCTGCAAAAAAGCCGTTTCCCTATCCAGCAAATCCGccgccctcatcgccctGATCACAGGGTCCTCAAACGGGCTGTGGCGTTCTTTCTGCTGGACAAGCACAGTCTCCTTTGGCAACGATGGCGTGGCATTCCTGAGACGCAACGGTCGCGGCACTAGACCGGCAGATCTTGGACTagcagcaacaaccttgAATTTCTCCAAGGCCGCTACCGAAGGACCGTGGTTCTTGGCGCAACGGCGTGAGGCTTCCCTAGCAAGGTGAGCAGCACCTTTGCTAGCCAGTTGGCAAAACACCAGATCTGCCTCCTCGACGTTGCCGCTGGTTTGTTGCTTGCTGATCGCCGAGAGACATAGCGCGTGGGCTCCGACTGTGCCCCCGTGTGTGAACACGATGCGCCCTTCCTCGGGTGTGGATTGCTGCAGGAACTCTTGGGCTTCGGCATGTCGTTTTTGGGCGGCGACATGGACCCTGTGGATGAGCTGGGTGGCGTCAGGGTAGTCgtctttgttgatgttgccgaGGTAGTgttggagggcggggaggatgaggatgcgaGGTGAGGTGGGCAGAAGGCGCAGCTGGGTCGCTACCAGTCTTGCTGGACCTTCCAATGCCACCAGACAGCCGTTTAGCTCTGGCGAGCCTGTCGATTCTGCCAttttgttgtcgtcgtcgagaaTATTTTCTCTGAATTATTCGCCGTGGGATCTTGTCGTCTGAAGGGTGATGGCAGCAACGACCCGGCCATAAAGCATGCTCGGCCCGTCTCCAAGGAAGTACCAGGTATGTTCTCTCGCCGTTGGCCTGACAAtcagagaagaaagagaaagcGAAAAGAAATGCTCGTAAGTCGTAAGGGTTGGTTTATACCTGCTGTGtacccaacaaccaacaatgATGTCGCTTAGACAGCCGGTGGCttgtgaagaagaaaatcaAGAGAGACCAGGCTCGGGCATTGCAAATGCACCTGAGGAAATAAAGCGATGTAAAAAGTAAAGGAGGACGAGAACAGGAGGGGGTGGCTTGCTCGagatagaaaaaaaaagaattgGGTCGCAAATGGGCCAAGTCGCAGAGCAGACAGACAGAAGACAAGGGCGGGCCAGACTCTGGATGAAGTGGATGCGGGTATCCAGAATCGCTCACTCA from Podospora pseudocomata strain CBS 415.72m chromosome 3, whole genome shotgun sequence includes:
- a CDS encoding hypothetical protein (EggNog:ENOG503P1EF), with protein sequence MAESTGSPELNGCLVALEGPARLVATQLRLLPTSPRILILPALQHYLGNINKDDYPDATQLIHRVHVAAQKRHAEAQEFLQQSTPEEGRIVFTHGGTVGAHALCLSAISKQQTSGNVEEADLVFCQLASKGAAHLAREASRRCAKNHGPSVAALEKFKVVAASPRSAGLVPRPLRLRNATPSLPKETVLVQQKERHSPFEDPVIRAMRAADLLDRETAFLQPAGGINEVDMTVRIVEIRKRKVVRRSMSLSVVDSVGGSVVLGGSKGSSSSAASSDGRDSKNALITSPCSSCDKTLPSSTRRTPLRIEIPSPLIRWTGIREEPPPPLAEGDQSDPSFSSRGCRVENERPRSADDKLTFENNLTSLGRHLGVDRDDDNMGGYHRLGLFEQWGRGHNANLTTEPPPSDHESTAAAATETDKTFEPVLPLREDLVIHLSTPQSDESLDLVFQGFQRGDYTDRMPVRTTAALDSGVLEKGYDNTRRMLESLSPGAFAEAAGDGRKQSWVNGGLVHGLPTPGHSPTPSEARPVSALEGGQRFWSLPVGEETSVVTQNSLRSILTSQCAQTRTGRRRPRSSGDGSVTDSIWDELSVVSRYMRKGKVDMMLGVGGEVGVSKARLDEVVQLLEKLGCKDGVSRTGRVSLRDLIGAAMQAYTAQPLSKQTQANPFSDRAVLAALIIPYIERYLCSRPQVRFLLIEYPSEHLETILAVQKLMGNEIMRIAGVINGDASALNRPFSPPPSIEVYKSSTAPMSQEDFGSILEALLGSPSFTQADYILPSVASEADTATFLASVQKQLVSVSDFYTPPKTPISEVARPREGTGTRKQVYPALIIKAARTQTTEEYQQQGEKVRHHSIASSGLDTPPASPAESFCPSGLRPPVFRDSAALSRGAMSPRDMAPGSRIVTPTPRNMTPISRNVTPVTMQSPHPLTAQKQMERGGGWGRPRGQAVHLGGQGSTGRPYGFSTGTASSQSLSHNGGNNNRLRQVATLSHLPVTSSYDEEDYGELDEEERRLMPMYGRRRGSGGGGDGKKALKWLGLA